GCGGTCGGCGGCGCGAGGTGATGGCGCAGCGAAGCTGGACCGAACTGTTCTTCCTGGACGAGGCCACTGCGCTCGCCGCCGGACATCGCCCCTGCTTCTATTGCCGCCGCGACGATGCCAATCGCTTCCGAACCGCATGGGAGAAGGGCAATCGCGTGCACGGCGTCCGCATGCACGACATCGACACGGTGCTGCATCACGAGCGGCTCGATCTCGGCGGGAAACGGCTGCACGCACTGCTCATGCCGCTAGAGCAGCTTCCCGAAGGTGCGATGGTTCAGCAGGGCGAGGAGAGCTTCCTGGTGACGCAGGGAAGGGCGCTGCGGTGGTCGCCGGCGGGCTATAGTGCGGTCGAGCGCGAGCCTGACAAGGCGGCGCTGCTGACGCCGCCCTCGACGCTGCGCACCTTAAACGCGGGCTATTCGCCAGTGCTGCATCCGACGGCGTTGCCCTAGCGCGTCCGTTGCCGTCACCCCAGCGTCTCGCGCGCCATCGCGGCACCGGCGCCGAGCGCCATCAGCTTGGCTTCGGCGATCTCGCGCCGCATCGGCGCCATGCCGCAATTGGTGGTGGCGATGATGTTGTTCTTGGGGACGAATTTCGACACGGAGTCGATCACCTTCACGACGTCCTCGGCCGTCTCCACCGTGTCGCTGGCGACGTCGATCACGCCGGCCTGCACGATCTTGGTCTTGAGCAGCGCCAGCAGGTCGAGCGGCACCTTCGAATTGCGGCATTCGATCGCGACCTGCTGGATCGGGCTCGCATCGATCGCCGGGAAGATCTGCTCGTATTGCCGCCATTGGCTGCCCAATGTCTCCTTCCAGTCGGTGTTGGCCTTGATGCCGTAGCCGTAGCAGATGTGCACGGCGGTGGCGCAGGTCAGGCCCTGCGCCGCGCGCTCCAGCGCCTTGATGCCCCAGTCGTTGACCTCGTCCATGTAGACGTTGAAGGCGGGCTCGTCGAACTGCACGAGATCGACGCCGTCGGCCTGCAGCGCCTTAGCCTCCTCGTTGAGGAGCTCGGCGAAGGCAAAGGCCATCTTGACGCGATCGCCATAATAGCGGTCCGCAATCGTGTCGATGATGGTCATCGGGCCGGGCAGGGTGAATTTCAGCTTCTTCTTCGTGTGCGAGCGCGCAACGCGTGCCTCGTCGGCATGAACGCGGCCCTTGAGCCGGAGTGGGGCGACCACCTGCGGCACCATCGCCTTGTAGCGGTCCTTGCGGATGCCCATCTCGACCTTGTGGGCGAAGTCGATACCCTCGATCTTCTCCAGGAAGCCGTGCACGAAATGCTGGCGAGACTGCTCGCCCTCGGTGACGATGTCGATGCCGGCGTCCTCCTGGACCTTAAGCCAGATCAGCGTCGCGTCGCGCTTGGCGCGCAAGAGCTCCTCGCCTTGCGACTTCCAGGGCGCCCACAGCATGTTGGGCTCGGCAAGCCATTCCGGCTTCGGCAAGGAGCCGGCGATCGTGGTTGGAAACAGCATGGCGGCCCTCCCGGCGGGTTGTGTTGCGCCCTTTCCTGCCATGTCTTAACGTCGACGTACAGAACAACAAAAGTCGTCTTGAAACCCGCGACGCCGGATTCGGAAACGCCATGATCGAATTCTTCTTCGACTGTTCCAGCCCCTGGACCTATCTCGCCTTCCACAACATCCAGTCGCTCGCGAAAGAGCTCGGCGCGGAGATCGCCTGGCGGCCGATCCTGGTCGGCGGCATCTTCAACACGGTCAATCCAAGCGTCTATGCGCAGCGGGAGAAGCCGGTG
This genomic stretch from Bradyrhizobium sp. CCGB12 harbors:
- a CDS encoding methionine synthase, coding for MLFPTTIAGSLPKPEWLAEPNMLWAPWKSQGEELLRAKRDATLIWLKVQEDAGIDIVTEGEQSRQHFVHGFLEKIEGIDFAHKVEMGIRKDRYKAMVPQVVAPLRLKGRVHADEARVARSHTKKKLKFTLPGPMTIIDTIADRYYGDRVKMAFAFAELLNEEAKALQADGVDLVQFDEPAFNVYMDEVNDWGIKALERAAQGLTCATAVHICYGYGIKANTDWKETLGSQWRQYEQIFPAIDASPIQQVAIECRNSKVPLDLLALLKTKIVQAGVIDVASDTVETAEDVVKVIDSVSKFVPKNNIIATTNCGMAPMRREIAEAKLMALGAGAAMARETLG